In the genome of Petrotoga miotherma DSM 10691, one region contains:
- a CDS encoding ferritin — MKLEDKMLNALNDQINKEIFSAYLYYSMAAYFDSMNLEGFANWMKVQAKEELTHAQKLYDYIYDKGGVVELDSIDKPKKEWENPLEAFKDAYEHELSVTQSIDKLVDLAKELNDHATQNFLQWFVNEQVEEEANTKKIVDTLQMIGESKTALFMYNGQLGSRQ; from the coding sequence ATGAAATTAGAAGATAAGATGTTGAATGCCCTTAATGATCAAATAAACAAAGAAATTTTTTCCGCGTACCTCTATTATTCAATGGCAGCATATTTTGATTCAATGAATTTGGAAGGATTTGCTAATTGGATGAAAGTCCAGGCAAAGGAAGAGCTTACTCACGCTCAGAAGTTGTATGATTATATTTACGATAAAGGCGGCGTAGTAGAATTAGATAGTATTGATAAACCAAAGAAAGAATGGGAGAACCCCCTAGAAGCCTTCAAAGATGCATATGAACATGAGCTTTCAGTTACACAATCTATCGATAAGTTGGTTGATTTAGCTAAGGAGTTAAACGATCATGCAACTCAAAATTTTCTCCAATGGTTTGTAAACGAACAAGTTGAAGAGGAAGCTAATACAAAGAAGATTGTAGATACTTTGCAAATGATCGGTGAAAGCAAAACCGCTTTGTTCATGTACAATGGTCAACTAGGTAGTAGGCAGTAG
- a CDS encoding DUF979 domain-containing protein, with the protein MKEFFSSTSTLEIFYIIIGLMLLYYAYLTWKDEKHQQKIGTIIFWIILAILFIFGKWLPPVISGILVVIIAIDAGIGKIGKGTYFNTSKEFKEKRRKELGNKLLIPILIISGVAILFAVVGWNPLIGLGFGSVIALILNRLFIPKETFDHILDSGRSTSDAIGWALVLPPYLGALGALFNQAGVGEIIARGIEIIFPVQNLFWALFAYAFGMALFTIIMGNAFAAFAVITAGIGIPIVIQIHGADPATIAVLAMSAGYCGTLMTPMAANFNIVPAALLEMKDKYRVIKIQISMALALWVTHLLVMYIMAF; encoded by the coding sequence ATGAAAGAATTCTTCTCTTCCACAAGTACATTAGAAATTTTCTATATTATAATCGGATTAATGTTGCTGTATTACGCATACCTAACTTGGAAAGATGAAAAACATCAACAAAAAATCGGAACTATCATTTTTTGGATCATATTAGCTATTTTATTTATTTTTGGAAAATGGTTACCACCAGTCATTTCCGGTATTTTGGTTGTTATAATTGCAATTGATGCGGGTATTGGAAAAATAGGAAAAGGTACCTATTTCAACACATCAAAAGAATTTAAAGAAAAAAGAAGAAAAGAACTTGGAAACAAATTATTAATTCCTATTTTAATCATTTCAGGTGTGGCCATTTTGTTCGCTGTTGTTGGATGGAATCCTTTAATTGGTTTAGGATTTGGAAGCGTCATTGCATTAATATTAAATAGATTGTTTATTCCAAAGGAAACATTTGATCATATATTAGACTCTGGTCGATCAACCAGCGATGCTATTGGTTGGGCTTTGGTCCTTCCACCCTATTTAGGAGCATTGGGGGCGTTGTTCAATCAGGCTGGAGTTGGGGAAATAATCGCTCGTGGGATTGAAATTATATTCCCGGTTCAGAATCTGTTTTGGGCACTTTTTGCCTACGCATTCGGAATGGCTCTATTTACAATAATTATGGGGAATGCTTTTGCTGCCTTCGCGGTCATCACTGCCGGGATAGGTATCCCAATTGTAATCCAGATTCATGGTGCAGATCCTGCAACAATAGCTGTTTTGGCTATGTCCGCAGGTTACTGTGGAACTTTAATGACTCCCATGGCAGCTAATTTTAATATCGTTCCGGCTGCTCTTTTGGAAATGAAAGATAAGTATCGAGTTATAAAAATACAAATATCAATGGCTTTAGCATTGTGGGTAACTCATTTATTAGTGATGTATATCATGGCTTTCTAA
- a CDS encoding 5-oxoproline transporter, DUF969 family subunit, producing the protein MDWLPVLGVLIVVLGLALGSKFNINPLISVLLGGFVSGLLGGLSVVQILEVIGSSFIANRTMILFLIMLPAIGITERHGLMEQMGHLISKLRAATPGRIAYIYQLIREVFVAIGIRIGGHAAFVRPLIYPMARGSLGNAKISEDDEEQIKAMTAASENIGNFFAQNVFPASAGLLLIQGVMGEMGFELSLTSLAKAAIPMAIVAAIYGFIYFMILDRRFKGVSK; encoded by the coding sequence ATGGATTGGTTGCCTGTTTTAGGGGTTTTAATCGTTGTTTTAGGTTTAGCTTTAGGAAGTAAGTTCAACATCAATCCGCTTATATCTGTTCTTTTAGGTGGTTTTGTTTCTGGACTATTAGGTGGATTAAGCGTAGTGCAAATTCTTGAGGTAATCGGTTCATCATTTATCGCTAATAGAACTATGATTCTATTTTTAATTATGTTACCAGCTATCGGAATCACGGAAAGACATGGTCTTATGGAACAAATGGGACATTTGATATCTAAATTAAGAGCAGCTACTCCTGGAAGAATAGCTTATATCTACCAACTCATACGAGAGGTTTTTGTAGCAATAGGCATAAGAATAGGAGGACACGCTGCATTCGTAAGACCTTTAATTTATCCTATGGCAAGAGGATCTTTGGGAAATGCTAAAATTAGTGAGGATGATGAAGAGCAAATTAAAGCAATGACTGCCGCATCAGAAAATATAGGAAATTTCTTCGCACAAAACGTTTTCCCTGCTTCAGCTGGACTTCTGCTAATTCAAGGAGTTATGGGTGAAATGGGTTTTGAGCTGAGTTTAACTAGTTTAGCCAAAGCTGCCATTCCTATGGCTATAGTTGCCGCTATCTACGGATTTATTTACTTTATGATTCTAGATAGACGATTCAAAGGGGTGAGTAAATAA
- a CDS encoding electron transfer flavoprotein subunit beta/FixA family protein: protein MEICVLVKQVPSTDKVQIDEETGTMIRSELESELNPLDMYAVEEAVRIKENTPQTKITVVTMGPPSAEYALKEAISMGCDEGVLLTDRKFAGADTLATAYTLTQYLKGKNYDIIFAGERATDGETGQVGPSVGTQLDIPILTYVNKIINITNDTITVQRAVEGGNEIIQTQLPALITVVKEINEPRLPNLENKLKAKKSIIKIVSNQELKIEEEKLGLKGSPTRVVKVFYPKISRNGEKVVVKTPQEALEKITSFLKEKGVIS, encoded by the coding sequence ATGGAAATATGCGTATTAGTCAAACAAGTACCTTCCACTGACAAGGTACAGATAGATGAGGAAACTGGCACAATGATAAGAAGTGAATTGGAATCCGAACTCAACCCATTGGACATGTATGCAGTCGAAGAAGCGGTAAGAATTAAAGAAAATACACCACAAACTAAGATAACGGTTGTGACGATGGGGCCTCCTTCAGCAGAATACGCACTAAAAGAAGCAATATCAATGGGATGTGATGAAGGAGTATTGTTAACTGATAGAAAGTTTGCAGGTGCGGACACCTTAGCAACCGCTTATACGTTGACTCAATATTTAAAAGGTAAGAATTACGACATTATATTCGCCGGTGAAAGGGCAACAGACGGGGAAACAGGTCAAGTAGGACCATCTGTTGGAACACAGTTAGATATCCCTATACTAACCTATGTCAACAAGATAATTAACATTACAAACGATACGATAACCGTTCAAAGGGCTGTAGAAGGTGGAAACGAAATCATCCAAACTCAGTTACCGGCTTTAATAACAGTTGTGAAAGAGATAAACGAACCAAGATTACCAAATTTAGAAAACAAACTAAAAGCTAAAAAAAGTATTATAAAAATAGTGAGCAATCAAGAGTTAAAAATAGAGGAAGAAAAGTTAGGACTTAAAGGATCTCCAACAAGGGTTGTAAAGGTATTCTATCCAAAGATATCAAGAAATGGTGAAAAAGTAGTAGTAAAAACTCCACAAGAAGCCCTAGAAAAAATAACAAGCTTTCTAAAAGAAAAAGGCGTGATATCATGA
- a CDS encoding electron transfer flavoprotein subunit alpha/FixB family protein — translation MNQEYKGVWTIAEVNDGKIETVSYELLSWGKDLATKLNVELSSVVISNKAENLDSLIQHGADNVYYVEDEKLEHFYPDVHTNILKKMVEDFKPEIILASATTKGRTLMPALAAKLNTGLTADCTDFEIEEKTRSLIQIRPAIGGNVMAKIKTITKPQMATVRPKSKLPLSKDENRKGKITKIEYDQKLYRSKYNWIEFKKDETSVQPLQQADVIVAGGKGLKKPENFKYLQNLSKKLKGAVGATRAVVDMGWIDYSHQVGLSGKTVSPKLYIAIGISGAVQHLAGMSSSKYIIAINKDPEAPIFKVSDLGIVCDALDILPLLEKEVKSGDKNE, via the coding sequence ATGAATCAAGAATACAAAGGCGTATGGACGATAGCGGAGGTAAATGATGGAAAAATAGAAACGGTATCGTACGAACTGCTTTCATGGGGAAAGGACTTAGCCACAAAATTGAATGTTGAACTATCAAGTGTAGTAATATCAAACAAAGCGGAAAATTTGGATAGCCTTATTCAACATGGGGCTGACAACGTGTACTATGTTGAAGATGAAAAACTAGAACATTTTTATCCAGATGTACACACAAACATACTTAAAAAAATGGTAGAAGATTTTAAACCTGAAATAATACTAGCATCTGCAACTACAAAGGGAAGAACTCTCATGCCTGCTCTTGCTGCAAAATTAAACACTGGCTTAACAGCAGATTGTACAGATTTTGAAATAGAAGAAAAAACAAGATCACTGATACAAATAAGGCCTGCTATAGGTGGAAACGTGATGGCAAAGATAAAAACAATAACAAAACCACAGATGGCTACGGTAAGACCTAAATCAAAACTGCCTTTATCTAAAGACGAAAACAGGAAAGGGAAAATAACAAAAATAGAATACGATCAAAAACTCTATCGATCGAAATATAATTGGATAGAATTTAAAAAAGACGAAACCAGCGTACAACCACTTCAGCAAGCTGATGTAATCGTAGCTGGGGGTAAAGGGTTAAAAAAACCCGAGAACTTCAAATACTTACAAAATCTATCAAAAAAATTAAAAGGTGCAGTTGGTGCGACAAGGGCGGTAGTAGATATGGGGTGGATAGACTACTCCCACCAAGTGGGACTTTCCGGAAAAACCGTTAGCCCAAAACTGTACATAGCGATTGGAATATCCGGTGCGGTGCAACACTTAGCTGGAATGTCGTCATCTAAATATATTATAGCGATAAACAAGGATCCAGAAGCACCGATTTTCAAGGTATCTGATCTTGGAATTGTATGTGATGCTTTGGATATATTGCCACTGTTAGAAAAAGAAGTCAAATCAGGTGATAAAAATGAATGA
- a CDS encoding pyroglutamyl-peptidase I: MKVLVTGFEPFGGDKINPTEKIIDSLENEELEGVSIVTKVLPVVFKKADESLANLLAEHKPDIAIHLGLAAGRSSISLERVAINLMDARIPDNENYQPIDEQLRKDGETAYLTKLPIKEIVNELKKEGIPSIVSNTAGLYVCNEVMYLSLYHSAKFGFPAKTGFIHVPYLPEQVVDKFLTNGQNLPCLPLDLQVKAVKIAIQQTMKL, from the coding sequence ATGAAAGTTTTAGTTACCGGTTTTGAACCTTTTGGGGGCGATAAAATAAATCCAACAGAAAAAATTATCGACTCTCTGGAAAACGAAGAGTTAGAAGGAGTTTCAATAGTTACAAAGGTCCTGCCCGTTGTGTTCAAAAAAGCTGATGAGAGCTTGGCGAACTTATTGGCAGAACATAAACCTGATATCGCAATACATTTAGGATTAGCAGCTGGTCGAAGCAGTATAAGTTTGGAAAGAGTAGCTATAAACCTAATGGATGCTAGAATCCCCGATAATGAAAATTATCAACCAATAGATGAGCAATTAAGAAAAGATGGGGAAACAGCTTACCTTACTAAACTACCCATAAAAGAAATAGTTAACGAATTAAAGAAAGAAGGAATACCCTCTATTGTTTCTAATACTGCCGGATTGTACGTCTGCAACGAAGTTATGTATTTAAGTTTATACCATTCGGCAAAATTCGGATTTCCTGCCAAGACAGGTTTTATTCATGTTCCTTATCTTCCAGAACAAGTAGTTGACAAATTTCTCACAAATGGTCAAAACTTACCTTGCTTGCCGTTAGATTTACAAGTAAAAGCTGTGAAAATAGCAATTCAACAAACTATGAAATTATAA
- a CDS encoding rhamnulokinase: MKYLHLALDFGSSGGKVIAGNIQNDKLILSEVNRFSNSPVEISRISFWNILNLYNHIIESIQIAQKNDQKILSLGIDSWGLDFGLLNEKGYLINNPVHYRNMFKTNIMQEAIEKAGKKWIYEHSPTQFQPFNTLYQILAYQKYAPDFVRISKDLLMIPSLLNYFLTGEKAIDFTMATTTQIYNHRKRKWDEEIMKKFDIPDILPEIVPAGTKIGKIKKDVLNNNSDIDVILPASHDTGSAYAAIASDPSDTLFISLGTWCLTGAIVKEVPFNKELMENNLAAEGCLDGSFRILANVTGMWLIQGIIKSLNLPGNSDTYQKITDMAQNAKPFSSYINVDDPSLQNPQDMIQAIIQQSIKDNDTVLNETSQVIRTALEGIAFKVNEVKEKLSKILKIDFKRVHAVGGGTRNKLLCQFIADATGLTVLTGPIEGTAVGNLVSQLYALQFVKNFEEARDLIKRSFDFQIFEPKEHDVWKEAFTSFQKKK, encoded by the coding sequence TTGAAATATCTACACTTAGCTTTAGATTTTGGTTCTTCGGGTGGAAAAGTAATAGCAGGTAACATACAGAATGACAAACTTATATTGAGTGAAGTAAATCGTTTTTCAAACTCCCCCGTTGAAATAAGTAGAATATCTTTTTGGAACATTTTGAATTTATATAATCATATAATTGAGAGCATTCAAATAGCTCAAAAAAATGATCAAAAGATACTATCTTTAGGAATAGATAGTTGGGGATTGGACTTCGGACTTTTAAACGAAAAGGGTTATTTAATAAACAATCCAGTTCATTATAGGAATATGTTTAAAACGAATATAATGCAAGAGGCAATAGAAAAAGCTGGCAAGAAATGGATATATGAACACTCGCCAACACAGTTTCAACCGTTCAATACATTGTACCAAATATTAGCTTACCAAAAATACGCTCCAGATTTTGTCAGAATCTCAAAAGACCTGTTGATGATCCCTTCTTTATTAAATTATTTTTTAACAGGTGAAAAAGCTATTGATTTCACAATGGCTACAACTACCCAGATTTATAACCATAGAAAAAGAAAGTGGGACGAAGAAATCATGAAAAAGTTTGACATTCCTGATATATTACCTGAAATAGTCCCTGCTGGTACCAAAATTGGTAAAATAAAAAAAGATGTTTTAAATAATAATTCAGACATAGATGTTATTCTGCCAGCAAGTCATGATACTGGATCAGCCTATGCCGCAATCGCTTCAGACCCCTCAGATACCTTGTTCATTAGCTTAGGAACATGGTGCTTGACCGGTGCTATTGTTAAAGAGGTCCCCTTCAACAAAGAACTCATGGAAAACAATTTAGCCGCAGAGGGTTGTTTGGATGGATCCTTTAGAATATTGGCAAACGTTACAGGCATGTGGTTAATTCAGGGCATTATAAAAAGTCTTAACTTGCCGGGCAACAGCGATACTTATCAAAAAATTACAGATATGGCACAGAATGCAAAACCATTTTCTTCTTATATCAATGTAGATGATCCTTCTTTACAAAATCCTCAAGACATGATACAGGCAATAATTCAGCAGTCTATAAAAGATAATGATACCGTTTTAAATGAAACATCTCAAGTTATAAGAACGGCATTGGAAGGGATTGCCTTCAAAGTAAATGAAGTTAAAGAAAAACTATCAAAGATATTGAAAATCGATTTTAAAAGAGTTCATGCGGTAGGTGGAGGAACCAGAAATAAATTACTTTGTCAATTCATTGCGGATGCAACAGGACTCACTGTTTTAACTGGTCCTATTGAAGGAACCGCAGTAGGAAACTTAGTTTCCCAGTTATACGCTTTACAATTTGTTAAAAACTTTGAAGAAGCAAGGGATTTAATAAAAAGATCTTTCGACTTTCAAATTTTTGAGCCTAAAGAACATGACGTCTGGAAAGAGGCCTTTACTTCTTTTCAAAAGAAAAAATGA
- a CDS encoding FAD-binding oxidoreductase: protein MNEYRKVTTNTVEKLRKILKNDALLIYDDTESLKSYSNDESGGEYYAHMPDVVVKPETKEQISQIIKLANDEMIPITPRGAGSGLAGADIPIFGGIVISLERMNKIIEIDSENLVAVVEPGVVTNDLCRIVSEKGLYYAGYPMSVETSFIGGNVATNAGGSKVIKYGNTAHHILGLEMVMPDGEIVEYGGKRRKDSSGYNLLQLFIGSEGTLGIFTKIYVNLIPQPGKVVDLLVPFESVEKAISNVAPLMLETKSLPSGIEFIDKKSIYYASKYTGMKLPYQDEVESYLIVQYEATSLQEIEELYEKGGKALQKNGAKDVFIADNRSNSEKIWRMRRNWLESLKAVDPYVPTGDVIVPTSKIPEMMKYINEVSNEFKIDIPVAGHAADGNLHPAPLKPKNLPPKEWKTLSEEILGKIAMKAAQMGGAISGEHGVGFIKKELLKKTKPKQYKWMQEVKEAFDPNNIMNPGKLF from the coding sequence ATGAATGAATACAGAAAGGTAACTACCAATACCGTTGAAAAGTTGAGAAAAATATTAAAAAACGATGCACTATTGATATACGATGATACAGAAAGTCTAAAAAGTTACTCAAACGACGAATCAGGTGGAGAGTATTATGCACACATGCCAGATGTTGTAGTAAAACCAGAAACCAAAGAACAAATATCCCAAATAATAAAACTGGCAAACGACGAAATGATCCCCATAACGCCAAGAGGAGCTGGCAGTGGATTGGCTGGTGCGGATATACCAATATTTGGAGGTATAGTAATATCCCTTGAGAGAATGAACAAGATAATAGAAATAGATTCAGAAAACCTAGTTGCTGTGGTTGAACCAGGTGTGGTTACAAACGATCTATGTAGGATTGTATCAGAAAAGGGATTATACTACGCAGGGTATCCTATGAGTGTAGAAACGAGTTTCATTGGAGGCAATGTTGCTACCAATGCAGGTGGAAGTAAGGTAATAAAATATGGAAACACAGCTCATCATATATTGGGATTAGAGATGGTAATGCCTGACGGCGAGATAGTAGAATATGGAGGAAAAAGAAGGAAAGATTCAAGTGGTTACAACCTATTACAACTTTTCATTGGCTCAGAAGGAACGCTCGGAATATTCACAAAGATATACGTAAATCTCATACCCCAACCAGGAAAAGTTGTTGACCTGCTGGTTCCCTTTGAAAGTGTAGAAAAGGCTATAAGCAATGTCGCACCATTAATGCTCGAGACAAAGAGTTTACCCTCAGGAATAGAATTCATAGACAAGAAATCCATTTACTATGCTTCAAAATACACGGGAATGAAATTACCATACCAGGACGAGGTAGAATCTTATCTCATAGTTCAATACGAGGCAACGAGCTTACAAGAGATTGAAGAATTGTATGAAAAAGGCGGGAAAGCTTTACAAAAAAACGGAGCAAAAGATGTATTCATAGCAGATAACAGAAGTAACTCAGAAAAGATATGGCGTATGAGAAGAAACTGGCTGGAAAGCTTAAAAGCTGTAGATCCATATGTACCAACTGGAGATGTCATAGTACCAACATCTAAGATACCTGAAATGATGAAATATATCAACGAAGTATCCAACGAGTTCAAAATAGATATCCCGGTTGCAGGGCATGCAGCCGATGGTAACCTCCATCCTGCACCATTAAAACCAAAAAATCTCCCACCGAAAGAATGGAAAACCTTATCGGAAGAGATACTTGGAAAAATAGCGATGAAAGCTGCCCAAATGGGTGGTGCCATAAGCGGGGAACATGGAGTAGGGTTCATAAAAAAGGAGTTACTAAAAAAGACAAAACCAAAACAGTACAAATGGATGCAAGAGGTAAAAGAAGCATTTGACCCTAATAACATCATGAACCCAGGAAAGTTATTCTAA
- the bcp gene encoding thioredoxin-dependent thiol peroxidase gives MRYLNFGIGDKIPEFSLKDADGNQINSRDFIGKWLVLYFYPRDNTPGCTKEAVDFSNYLEDFKKYNCQIVGVSPDTVEKHANFKEKHNLKVILLSDPEHSILEKFGVWQLKKNYGKENWGVVRSTLLIDPNGIIKKVWENVRVKDHVLEVLESLKELSNNRE, from the coding sequence ATGAGATATTTAAATTTTGGAATAGGCGATAAAATCCCAGAGTTTTCACTTAAAGATGCTGATGGTAATCAGATTAATAGCAGGGATTTTATTGGAAAATGGCTTGTGCTCTATTTCTATCCGCGAGATAACACTCCTGGTTGTACTAAAGAAGCAGTTGATTTTTCAAACTACTTAGAAGATTTTAAAAAATATAATTGCCAAATAGTGGGGGTAAGTCCCGATACTGTAGAAAAACATGCAAACTTTAAAGAAAAACACAATTTAAAAGTGATTTTACTAAGTGACCCTGAACATTCCATTCTGGAAAAATTTGGTGTTTGGCAACTAAAAAAGAATTATGGTAAAGAAAATTGGGGAGTTGTCAGATCAACACTTCTGATAGATCCAAATGGAATTATTAAAAAAGTATGGGAAAATGTGAGAGTAAAAGATCATGTTTTAGAGGTATTGGAAAGTTTGAAAGAACTATCAAACAACAGGGAGTAA